From a region of the Papilio machaon chromosome 26, ilPapMach1.1, whole genome shotgun sequence genome:
- the LOC106718656 gene encoding BSD domain-containing protein 1, with translation MAEKTETSPEESTSTPKQDDKPSGNWWDTWLSSAKTKSAEVYSMVKKDLDEIGTAVKCEASHVFSSTSNALGKTFKFDEPESTANAVKKSFSTFIEQFNIVLNPEPDDEDDTEVILSSGDTTMLSTYKKELEALQRVDATYIVPVDSAEFEAWRESTENDTPGLILPHTAVKRLEANPILKEQYVKLVPDAVSFNEFWERYLFRVALLQDRLAAASRKQPVESVTADPVLANLPLQTPIQQSPKKVLSGLEETYEKEEEIVQWEEEEFPHDVELTEEQQILLLEEYEKEITQKKINRRSSSKDLINNNADKPQTLKDELNNTIEKKNKNGRSPKRQAKSDECGNNLVEDYFGDKEVKDDASANSDESWEKEFEMDEPLGQKA, from the exons ATGGCTGAAAA AACAGAAACCAGTCCTGAAGAGTCAACAAGTACACCAAAACAAGATGACAAGCCTTCTGGCAACTGGTGGGATACATGGCTGTCATCTGCCAAAACAAAG tCAGCCGAGGTGTACTCTATGGTGAAGAAAGATTTAGATGAGATTGGAACAGCAGTAAAATGTGAGGCGAGCCATGTCTTCAGTTCCACCTCTAATGCCCTGGGCAAGACTTTCAAG TTTGATGAGCCAGAATCCACAGCAAATGCTGTGAAGAAAAGTTTCAGCACATTTATTG agcaatttaatatagttCTAAATCCGGAGCCGGATGATGAAGATGATACCGAGGTGATACTGTCATCAGGTGATACAACAATGCTGTCTACATACAAG aaAGAACTAGAAGCACTGCAGCGTGTGGATGCGACATATATTGTGCCAGTGGATAGCGCTGAGTTTGAAGCGTGGCGTGAGAGTACAGAGAATGATACGCCAGGTCTGATCTTGCCTCATACGGCAGTCAAGCGGTTAGAAGCTAATCCGATACTGAAAGAACAGTATGTGAAGTTGGTACCGGATGCTGTATCTTTTAATGAGTTTTGGGAAAG GTATCTATTCCGTGTGGCGTTACTGCAAGACCGTTTGGCTGCTGCGTCTCGCAAACAACCTGTAGAGTCTGTCACTGCCGACCCCGTTTTGGCCAATTTACCTCTACAAACGCCAATACAACA AAGTCCGAAGAAAGTTCTCTCTGGTCTTGAGGAAACGTATGAAAAAGAAGAGGAGATTGTACAATGGGAAGAAG AAGAATTCCCACATGACGTTGAACTCACAGAAGAACAACAGATCCTACTTCTAGAAgaatatgaaaaagaaatcACACAGAAGAAGATAAACAGACGCTCATCATCAAAAGatttaatcaataataatgCTGATAAACCACAAACACTCAAAGACGAATTGAACAATACAATAgagaagaaaaacaaaaatggcCGTTCACCTAAAAGACAAGCAAAATCAGACGAATGTGGTAACAATTTGGTAGAAGATTATTTCGGAGATAAAGAAGTGAAAGATGACGCGAGCGCGAATTCAGATGAAAGTTGGGAAAAAGAATTTGAAATGGACGAACCTTTAGGACAGAAAGCCTGA